In one Nocardioides sp. NBC_00368 genomic region, the following are encoded:
- a CDS encoding metal-sensitive transcriptional regulator yields MDLEPAEIKAIITRMKRANGHLASVIRMLEEGSDCESVLTQLAAVNKALSRAGYAIVATGLQQCLTESDEGLDGVDVKKMEKLFLALA; encoded by the coding sequence ATGGACCTCGAACCCGCCGAGATCAAGGCGATCATCACCCGTATGAAGCGCGCCAACGGCCATCTCGCCAGCGTGATCCGCATGCTGGAAGAGGGATCGGACTGCGAGTCCGTCCTCACCCAGCTGGCTGCCGTGAACAAGGCGCTCTCCCGCGCGGGTTACGCGATCGTCGCCACCGGCCTGCAGCAGTGCCTCACCGAGTCCGACGAGGGTCTTGACGGCGTGGACGTCAAGAAGATGGAGAAGCTCTTCCTCGCCTTGGCGTGA